CAGAAAAGACAAGTCTAAATCACGATAGCCAAAAAGGAAATTCACACAACCATTATCTAAATTTTAGTATTCCATTTGGCTACTTTGATCTAAGCTACACAAACTCACGTTACTCTTATAGCCAAATCATACTTGGTGCAAACCAGCTTTATGAGTATAAAGGTAATTCAAAAAGTCAAATTCTTGAACTTAGCTATCTATTGCACAGGAGCCAAAACACAAAAAACATAGCATTTATAAATTTATTCAGACGCGATAGTAAAAACTATATAGAAGAATTTGAGCTAAAAAACCAAAGAAGGGTTACAGCCGGATATGAGATAGGCATAAAATCACAGCTAAACCTAACAAACTCGCAACTAAACACTCAAATATCATACAAGCGTGGCACTGGCATATTGGGTGCTTTACCAGCTCCAGAAGAGCAGCTAAGCGAGGGTTCGTCCAGAATGAAAATTTGGTTGCTTGATGTAGGATATAAAGTAAAACTAGCCGACAATATAATCTATGACGCAATGCTTTATGCTCAATACAACAAAACCCCGCTAACCATACAAGATAGACTAAGCGTTGGTGGCATTTATAGTGTTAGAGGATTTGACGGGCAGATGAGCTTGGTAGGACAAAAGGGCTTATATCTAAGAAATACGTTAGCATATAAATATATAAATAACCACTTTATATATTTAGCACTTGATGGCGGTGCAGTGTATAGCACTACATCAGAATACAGCGGTTCAAACAAAATAGCTGGAACTGGGCTTGGTATAAAAGGAGATTTTACTTTACTGGGGCAAACGTTAAAATATGATTTATTGGCTTCAACTCCTATATATAAACCACAATATTTCAAGACAGACAAAGTTAATATTAGTTTTAGAGTTGGGTTCTCGTGGTAAGTTGATTTGATTTGTTTGATTGCTTTGTCTATTTGCAATTTGATCTTTCTTATGTCATTTAATGGCGTTTTTAATTAAATTTAAATTTGAATTACTTATAAATTTACTATATTGCTTTATGTTTTATCTCTGATAAATCCTATGTTTTAGTTTTATGGTGGGTGGTGAATTCGGCTATATCTTTAATTCTCATCTCTTATTCTTGTATAAATGGTGCTAGTGCAAATGGAGCAGATGGGATTAGTAGTGCCACTTTGCTTAATCTTTAAAAAGAGAAAACCCACTCTTGTCTGTGTTTACA
This window of the Campylobacter anatolicus genome carries:
- a CDS encoding ShlB/FhaC/HecB family hemolysin secretion/activation protein; its protein translation is MNKIFILFLLFTCLFSQDDINQREFKNEQERIKHLQDSIPKSNINLQSKNSSETLSIIHETPCFEIDSIVLDDKIETKFQSYLLDALNKVGFQAGSCLGERSINTIISSINNEIISNGFITSFVSIKPLNLKSKKIELSLNLGKIDKISINNKLNQREKAMLFSAFGELEHNKTLNIRNIEQALENISNATLGDVGVSLAPANTLNSTDVLITRDQRALPLMFNINLDNYGSKETGKYQGTIGASAVNLLGFNEIYTISLGKAIFNTEKTSLNHDSQKGNSHNHYLNFSIPFGYFDLSYTNSRYSYSQIILGANQLYEYKGNSKSQILELSYLLHRSQNTKNIAFINLFRRDSKNYIEEFELKNQRRVTAGYEIGIKSQLNLTNSQLNTQISYKRGTGILGALPAPEEQLSEGSSRMKIWLLDVGYKVKLADNIIYDAMLYAQYNKTPLTIQDRLSVGGIYSVRGFDGQMSLVGQKGLYLRNTLAYKYINNHFIYLALDGGAVYSTTSEYSGSNKIAGTGLGIKGDFTLLGQTLKYDLLASTPIYKPQYFKTDKVNISFRVGFSW